The Thermococcus henrietii genome segment CATTCACTTCTATATGTACGGCATGAAGACCTGTCCCCATTGCCGGCACATGCACGAGTGGATTCCCAAAGTCTACGGCAAGGATGCGCTCACCTACTACGAGCTCGTTAACAACCAGACCAACATGAAGCTCTTTGGGGAGCTCGCACAGCTCACCGGCATAACCGGCGTCCCGGCAATAGCGATTACCTACAACGGAACCCTCTACGCTGTGATAGACGGCGAGTACAACGTTACGGCTACTCCGCAGATTCTGGCGGCGGCCATAAACAACGACGGCGTTCTGTTCTTCAACGGAAAGACCTACCTGTTCCCGTACAAGAACCCCAAGGCGAAGCTCGTCATAGACGCTCTCTACAAGATATTCGTGAAGCACGAGTCCGTTGATGTTCAGAAGATACTCGACGAGCTGAAGACCAACTCAACCTCCACCGGAAACTCGACCGGCTGACCTTTCGTTTTCAACCTTTCGTTTTGGAAAGGGTGAAAAGTCCTTTTGAGTAGTCTCCATCATGAAGAGCGAAATCAAGGCCCTCGCGATAATCCTGCTGGCTTCTTTTGGGTTAAGCGCCCTTGTTCTCTACCTCCTGGGCATTCCGGGCTTTATCCCCAAGTTCTACGCCCTGGCGATGAGCG includes the following:
- a CDS encoding glutaredoxin; this translates as MKKAGLVIMVLLLVGFAAGCIGSNGTGSTTSSGSPQKTTTSTPSKPAYVDVNGTRIYFDAIHFYMYGMKTCPHCRHMHEWIPKVYGKDALTYYELVNNQTNMKLFGELAQLTGITGVPAIAITYNGTLYAVIDGEYNVTATPQILAAAINNDGVLFFNGKTYLFPYKNPKAKLVIDALYKIFVKHESVDVQKILDELKTNSTSTGNSTG